CCGCCGTAGCGGTGCAGCGCGACATAGAGCCACGACACGCCGGCGAGAAAGGCGCCGAATCCCCACGCGAATCCCGCCAGCAAACCGCCGCGAGCGCTCGGCACGCGCTGTAAGGATCCGGCGAAGACGGTCAGGCTCGCGAAAGCCAGCGGAAAGATCCCGAACGGCGCAAACGCGAACACCGACGCGCCGCCTGCCAGCGCCGCGAGCACCACGATCCGGACCATCAGCGCTCAGCCACCGCGCGTTGCGTGCGCAGCACGCGCATCACGCCTGTCTCGCATCCGCGACCGGCACCGCGTGCTCGACGAGCAGCGTATATACCCGTCGACTGTCCGCGCGCAGCACCTGGACCTTCATGTCTCCGAGGATCACGGTGTCGCCACGCTGCGGCAACCGGCCGAGCGCGCGGATCACCAGGCCGCCGATCGTATCGACGTCGGCGTCGCTGAAATTGGTCGCGAAAGCGGTGTTGAAGTCGGCGATCTCGGTCGTCGCCTTGACCCGGTAACGCCCGTCCTGCATGAGCCGGATGTTGTCGCCGGCGAAGTCGCTGTCGTATTCGTCCTCGATTTCTCCGACGATCTGCTCGAGCACGTCCTCGATCGTCACGAGCCCGGCGACCCCGCCGTACTCGTCGACGACGATCGCCATGTGGTTGCGGCTGACGCGAAAATCGCGCAGCAGCACGTTCAGGCGCTTGGTCTCCGGCACGAACACCGCCGGTCGCAACGCCTCGCGCAACTCGAACTCCTGCCCGACGAAATAACGCAGCAGGTCCTTCGCGAGAAAGATGCCGACGACGTCGTCCTTGCTTTCGCCGACGGTCGGAAAGCGCGAATGGCCGGTCTCGATGACGAAGCTGGCGATCTTGTCCATCGGGTCGTCGACCCCGATCACCTCCATCTGAGAACGCGGCACCATGACGTCGCTGACCTGCAGGTCCGACATCTGCAGCGTGCCTTCGATGATCGAGAGCGCATCGGCATCGAGCAGGTTGCGCTCGAACGCCGAGTGCAGCAGCGCCATCAGTTCGCCGCGGTCTTCGGGCTCGCGCGACAGCAGCGCCGAAAGGCGCTCGAGCAATGAAAGGGGTTTACCGGGGAGGCTGTCCATGGAGTCGGTGTCGTCGAGAAGGCACGCTCAGGCGTATGGATGGCACGCCTCAGGCGTAGGGGTTCGGATAGCCGAGCGTGGCGAGCACGCGCGTTTCGAGGGTTTCCATTTCCTCGGCCTCGTCGGGCGCTTCGTGGTCGAACCCCTGCAGGTGGAGCATGCCGTGCACGATCAGGTGCGCGAAATGGGCCTCGAGCGGTTTGCCCTGCTCGGCCGCCTCGCGCGCGACAACCGGTACGCACAGCACGAGATCCCCGGCGAGCCGCTCGCTT
The window above is part of the Azoarcus sp. PA01 genome. Proteins encoded here:
- a CDS encoding CBS domain-containing protein, translated to MDSLPGKPLSLLERLSALLSREPEDRGELMALLHSAFERNLLDADALSIIEGTLQMSDLQVSDVMVPRSQMEVIGVDDPMDKIASFVIETGHSRFPTVGESKDDVVGIFLAKDLLRYFVGQEFELREALRPAVFVPETKRLNVLLRDFRVSRNHMAIVVDEYGGVAGLVTIEDVLEQIVGEIEDEYDSDFAGDNIRLMQDGRYRVKATTEIADFNTAFATNFSDADVDTIGGLVIRALGRLPQRGDTVILGDMKVQVLRADSRRVYTLLVEHAVPVADARQA